TAAAAAACAAGCCTGACGAAAAAAAAACGTCAGGTTTTGTGTCTTTTGTGATAGAATTATCAATAGTTGTCAAGATTGATTTATAAGTAAAGATTATAACTTGTTTAAAGATAGTTAGGAGAAAAAGCTAATGGTTGTAGTAATGAATGTTGATGCAAAAGATATAGATATGCAAGAGGTGAGCAAAAAGCTTAGTAAAGCAAGTCTGCCATTTCATACTACAAAAAGTGGTAATAGAATGTTATTTACAATAGCAGCTGAGCCTCAAATTATTAATTCTCTTTGTTTAGAAACCTGTAAAGGGGTAGCTCAGGTTGTAGATGCTTGGACACCTTTATCTTTAGTAGGAAAAACAATAAATAAAAAAAGAACTATTGTTAATGTAAACGGTGTAAGAATTGGGGCAGGCAACTTAACAATTATGGCAGGGCCCTGCGCTGTTGAAAATAGTGATCAAATACTAAATACTGCTTATAAAGTTAAACAAGCTGGTGCCCATATTTTAAGAGGTGGTGCTTTTAAACCTAGAACTTCCCCTTATAGTTTTCAGGGTTTGGGAGAAGATGGCTTACGGCTTTTGAGAAGAGCTAAAGAAAAAACTGGGTTGCCAATTGTGACTGAGGTTGTGGCAATTAATCACATTGATTTAGTCTGTGAGTATGCAGATATGTTACAAATTGGCTCACGAAATATGCATAACTATGCTTTGTTACAAGCGGTAGGAGAGCAAACGGATATTCCTATTTTACTCAAAAGAGGCATGAGCTCAACCATAGATGAATGGTTAAGTGCAGCTGAATACATAGTATCTCGTGGCAACAATAATGTTGTTCTGTGCGAAAGAGGAATAAGAACTTTCTCTAAGAGCACTAGGAATACTTTAGATTTATCTGCTGTACCTATTGTAAAAGCACGAACTCATTTGCCGATAATTGTGGACCCGAGCCATGCCACTGGCCACTGGAGGCTTGTTGAACCAATGGCATTAGCTGCAATTGCTGCTGGCGCAGATGGAATTATGGTTGAGGTACACCCTAAGCCTGAAATGGCGTTGTCTGACGGAGACCAGTCTTTAACTTTAGATAATTTTGAGTCACTGGTGAAGAAGGCAGAGTATTTACACAATGCTTATTCGAGGATAATGTAATGATACAAGTAAGTTGGGATTATAGTAAATGTGTTGCGTGTGGAAAATGTTTAAAAGCATGTTTTCAGTATAATAGTAATGTATTATGCCACTTTAATACAAAGCTTAATAATTTAAACGAGTTATATGAATGGGTTTGTGAAATGCAAGGCAAACAGTATAATTGTGACATGCCTTGTAAACAAATATGTTTAAATAATGCTATTTTATAGTATAAATTAAATATTTAAAAAATAAGCTTAAACTTCCTGTTTGTTGCATATATATTTTAAAAATATATGTAAATATAGGAGGTATTTAAATGAGTAATTCCCAACAGCCCTCAAATATCCTAAAAATACTCGATAATTATGACATTGTTATTTATGATGTGGAAAATGTAAATCCTAATAAAAAGCTTTTGGTACTAGAAAGTAACAAAGGCAAGGTTTTAATGCAAAAATATAAGGGTACGAGTAAACAGCTTTGGTTAGCTTATAATGTATTTAAAACGTTAAAAGGTAATGATGTGCTTAAAATAAGTGACTGGTTTACAACATCGGATGGAGCTCCTTTTTTAGAGTCTGATGGTAGTTTTTATTATCTAACAAAGTACAATGATACAAAGCTAACTACCGAAATTTCCTTAGTTGATCATATGGCATTTTTGGGAAAATGGCATTACTTAAGTAGAGAAATAGTATATGCAAAAGACTTTGCAGATAGCCTAACCACACCTGAAAATATAGCAAATCAATTAAAAGCAATCTCAGTTAAGAAAAATGTTGAATCCTTAAAATCGACAATCATTGATAATTTAAATCAATTAAACTTATATGATTACCCTGAGAAAAAACTTACAATTACTTTACCAAAGTTTAATATTAATCGAATAGTCAAAGAAGAAGAACAGTGTGTGTTCCAACCTTGGCAACAAATATTTATTTGGAACTGGCAGATAACTGATATTGCAAATTTATTATGTTTCTTTAAGTACGATAAAACTGAAAACATCAAAGAAGCATTGAATAAGTATAATCATCTAAATCCTTTGAGTGAGGCTGAATGGAGAGCATTACCTACCTTATTGTTATGGAATTTATGTACCGAAGTAAACTATGATTTAGTGTGTGATAGCTATTTTGATGTATATAATACATTATGTAATATTGTAATTGAAAGAGGTATTAATATTAACGATAGAATAATATTACCTCTCAATGAGGAAGAAGTAAGCGTAAAAGAAGAAGATGAGCTATTAAAATACCCTGATATTAATGAAAATGTTAACATTGTTGTAGTTAAACCTATAGAGGAAAACATAGAAAATGAAAAGATTATCCAGTTTTCTAAGGTCAAAGCCCATGATGAAGTACAATCTGAGCATTTACCACCAGAGTCTCAAATAGTTGAACCACCAGTAGCAGAGAGTATAGAAAAACCTAAAATTGAGCTAGAGCATAATAATACTACTCCGGAAGAACAACAAGAGTTAGTTTTAGCTAAAAATGAAGATAATCAAAATAAGCAAGAAAAAACAGAACTAGAGCAGCTTACATGGAAGGCTTTTCCTCAACCCCTTAATAAACAATAAATATATTAACTCACAAAATACTATAAAACGAGTAGCTGTATAAACTGCTTGTTTTATAGTATTTTTAATATGGTTATTAGACTACAGAAATAATTTAACTCTTTAGCAGGAGTTTTAAAATTAAAATAGAATACTCTATAGATTAATGTTGAGGAGGAGAATGAAATGAAATATGCAATTACTGGCGGTAAAGTTTATACAGTAACTAATGGCGTTATTGAAAACGGCACTGTTTTAGTGGAAAATGGAAAAATCGTAGCAGTAGGTTCAAATATTGAAGTTCCAAGTGATGCCAAAGTTATAGATGCAACTAACAAATGGGTTACACCTGGTTTAATTGATGCTCACAGTCATATTGGTTTGTGGGGTGAACCAAACGTACCTATGGTAATGGATTTTAACGAAATTACTAATCCTATTACAGCTGAAGTAAGAGGAATGGATTCAATAAATCCTCAAGACCCTGCTATTAAATTAGTTCGAGAGCATGGTGTTACATCAGTGTATACCGGTCCTGGCTCAGCTAATATTATTGGTGGTACTGGTGTTGCAATTAAATTAAGGGGTACTACTGTAGAAGAAATGATTTACCCAGGTACAGAAGGTATGAAAATGGCATTAGGAGAAAACCCAAAACGTTGTTATGGTACAAATAAAAAATCTCCTATGACACGTATGGGTAATGCTGCTGTTTTACGTAAAGCTTTAGTTAAAGCCCAAAACTATTTAAATAAAATTGAGCAAGCTAAAAAAGATGGTAAGCCAGCTCCAGATAGAGACCTTCAATTAGAGATGATAGGTAAAGTACTAAGTGGTGAGTATCGAGCAAGAATTCATGCCCATAGAGCCGATGATATTATTACAGCAATTAGAGTTTCTGAAGAGTTTGGATTAAAATACTCTATTGAGCATTGCACTGAAGGATATAGAATAACTGATGTTTTAGCTGACAAAAATGTTACAGCTATTGTAGGTCCATTATTAATGGGTCCTAGCAAACAAGAGTTATGGGATGTACGTATGACTACTCCTGCTGTATTAGTTGAAGCTGGTGTAAATGTTTGTTTAAATGCAGACGTAGCTGGTGGAACACGCTGGTTACCTGTTCATGTTGGTTTAGCAATGAGAGCTGGATTAACAGAAGAAGATGCATTTAAATCAGTAACAATAAACCCAGCAGAATTCTTGGGTATTAACGATAAAGTTGGTAGCCTAGAAGAAGGCAAAGATGCCGATATCGTTGTATGGGACGGACATCCATTCTGTAACTTTACAGCTGTTGAAGTAACCATGATTGATGGAAACATAATATACCAAAAATAATAAATCTATCTAATAGACGTCCTTTGGGCGTCTATTTATTAAATAACCTGAAAAGAACAATATTCGTGGCTCACCAGAATTAAGTTGAGATTAAGGAACAGCATAAAACACCCAAAATACAAGTGGCATGTATTTTGGGTGTTTTTTAGCGTATGACGCATATATCGATGTAATTATAGAAGCCTCCAGGGAACGAAATCTCTACTTACATACTGCAAACAGCATGTAGAATTTCACTCTTTAAGCCCGGAAACTGGCGCAACCAAGCACATCTTTCTTGCATTAAACGATCGTTTAAGATATGGTATTGTTCATCTGTAAAGTATTTTTTAGGATTATAACCTGCTAAATCAACATTTTTAGCGGACACAGCAACTTCATACCCCCAATAAGGGTCTTTTTCCCATTTTATGGTACCACAGGCTATTTCCTTCATTAAACCAGTTGAAACAGCTACATTTATTTTTTTGCCTTCAGTTCCATAAATATAAGAGGTACCAACTCTTCCTGTATTTAATAAATAACACTCTATATCAGGATTATTTCTTAAAATTTCTAGTACTCTGTTACCTTCATCTGATTCTAAACCAACTATAAATGGATTGGTGCCTACACAGCGTTTACTTTGGCCACGTTTTGTGGGATCACCAGCACCAGTCTCTACGGATTCACCTAACATAAAAAAGGCAGCTGCTTGTTCAGCGTTTAATTTAGCTAAAGCTGGCATTACATCATTTCTACGAGTAATAAATATTATTTTATTAGCCTTTTCAATGTCTATTTTATCTTTAATACCCGGAATGTCTTTTCTCATTAGTACACCACGCCCATTACTAGTTAATGAGTCGTCGTCAAAATCAACTTCACCGGTTTCTTCGTTTACAACTATATTTTCAAAGGATGCATCTGGTGATTTTGCTGCTTCAAATAAGATCTTTTGATTTTCATCTAAACCATCGGTTTTTATAAAGAAACCTGCTTCTGTTCCATAACAATATCCATTAGGCATCATTAGTATTACGTCATCTTGTCTAATGATAGATTCTTCTTCGCCAGTTAAGCCATGGTCTGATAAAGTTAATGTTGTTTTACCTGTTCCAGATAAACCAAACATAATAAAGCCATGCTGTTCAATTTCACCCTGATCGTTTTTAACTTTAAGTACTTTTGAACCAGCATGAAGTCCTAAGCCACCCCATTCTTTTGCACAAAACATTGCTTGTCTTAAAAAGGATTTTTTGGCTTCTCCAAAATAATCTGTACCTGTTATATAGGTAATTTTAGAGTCTACATCAGCAAATATTTGTCTGTTTTGGGTGTTTAATTCAGGAGCAAAAACCGTTATTAAATCTATCTCTGAATCTTGAAGTTTTTCCTGATTAGGGGTAGGGGGGTAATACATATTTACTAACATCATAGCTATACGAGCATATTTTTTGGTAATGTACATACGCATGGTCATTTTACGATCAGAATTTCCTAAAACTCGGTCTATTTGAATAACATCTCTTTTAGCTAAATAGGTATGCACTTGATTAATAAGCTTTAAGCTGTCTTGTTTTGTCCATGCCTGCTGAAAGACCCCTGTAGTAGTTTTATCCGATACAATGTAGGTATTCTTGGCACTTCTCGATCTTATTTGGGTTACATATACTGGGCTATTATGCCTTGTAAGTTGTTCATCACTTTTAGCCCAATCTCTTAAGGTTTCACGACTCGGATTAACATATAACCTACGTGAAGGTATAGGCGTTCGATTAAATTTACCAGCAGAATCAGCATTGCGCACTGATGTGTTTATCATACTCAGAATTCCTCCGAAATAAGTTAAATTAAATTTTCAAAACTTTCAGTTTGTATTTTAACATAATACAACATGAGATACAACGAAATAGAGTACACTAATATAATAAATAGTATACGCTAATAGCATTTAAATGCTACATATATACTATAATAATACAAATGGTGTAAAATGATGGATTGCATATATAAAAATAGGCTGTCGATCATAATTTATCTTATAATATAAGCAATCAGTGTTAATAATAATAAGAGGTGATATTAATGGAAAACAATAAGTTTAATGTAGTAAAGCGAGATTTATTAAAATATGAAATAGCGGCCGAATTAGGCCTTTTAGATAAATTGGTGAGGCATGGATGGGGTGGACTCAGTGCTCAAGAAACAGGTAAAATCGGCGGAATTTTAGCCCGCCGATTAAGTGATGGCTGTTCTATCTCACTAGAAAATAAACTACTAGAGAAACAACAAACGTTAGAGGAATAACAATAATATATTCCTTATAAAGTTCGGATATTTTAACCTTAAAATATTCTAAAGTTAATACTTGACATAAATGCAATGGAGAGATTAAATAACCTATAAATGCAGAACAGTACATTAACATAACTAACGGAATAGGATTAGGGCTCAAAGCCAATGCAGGCAAAAGAAGTGGTAGAGTAATACCTATTGCCGAGGTAGCTGAGGCACTTAAAAATCCTGTAAGCCAAGGCAATGTAATAAAAATAACAAACAATGGAATTCCGGTATCTAAAAAATGTATAACTAGATCATTTAGTACAGTAAGTTTGCCCACCATTGCTTTAAAAATCATTATTCCTATACCACTTAGAATGATTGAAGGAGATATTCCTTTAAGTATTGTTTGGGTAATACTTTTTTCTGTTTTATCTCCTATTACTAAGGCTATAAGGATTCCAAGACATAAAGCAATAGGAAAAGCCATTTGTGTCAATAATTTAGCTGCTCCAGCTGATAGTCCTAGAGTGACAAAGTTTACTTGCTCTAGAATTAAAGCCAAAGATAAACTAACCCAAAGCGGAGAACTAGAAATGATTAATTGCCTTATATCTGCTTTACTAGCTTTTTCTTTTGTTAACTTATCTTTAATATTGTCTTTAATTTTAGCAGGATGTATCCATAATAAATAGCCCGAGACAATCATTGCTAAAGTTAATGGCCATTGTAGTTTAATAATATCAAATTTATTAATGGAAGCTGTTTCTGCCATTAATATAAAGGTAGGCATTAAAGGATAAATAAAATACCAGCCATGTCTAAAAATGAGATTTATAGCAGCTTTCTTAGACTTTGAAAGATTTAAATCTTCTCCAATTTCATCTACTAAAGGTGCAGCCATTACAGCTCCTCCTGTAACTAAGAGAGTCCCCATTATTGAAGGTATAACAGATATAGTTAATTTAGGACTTTTTAGAAGTTTATTAAGACTTGAAACTAACCTATTTAACACATTAAGTTTTTGCATTGTAGATCCCAAAACACCTATCAGTGCTAGTACAACCACTAACCTAATAGTTACAGGGTCAATTATGGCACTAAAAAAGGTTTTACTAATACCCAAAAATCCAAGACCCGAAAAAATTCCCACAATTATACTGCCAACAATTAAAGCATATCCTAAAGATACTTTTTTATTTACTAGAATAATGATTAAACTAAAGGCAAGCAGTATACCAATGATTTGAGTCATATTAACAACACCTCATTTCTATGTCTCAATATATTGTATACTGTACTTAAGTAATTTGCTAGTCCTAAATTTAGTTTAGCGAAATAAATTTAAGCCTAACATGTTTATTAATATAAACTGACAGTAAAATACTAGTTATAATTAGTTAATGCAGTTATAAATACACATAATATATATATTTTTAGCTACATTTATTATTGTTTATTTGGGTTGGTATACCAAACATGTATTTAATAAAAAATTTACAGTTATTCTACCTGAATAAATCTTAACAGATTGAATATTTAGTTGATTATCAGTTGATATAATTTTTTTTATTTTAGGAATGTTGTCGGGGAGCTTAATTTTTTGAGTTAATGTGAATTTTCTATAAATTGCAGGAAAACTTGTATCTTTTTTTCTCCATTTAATAGTTGAGCTAGTATTTAAAGTAGCAGGTTTTGTATATGGTCCAAGTAAAAGCCTTATTTGAACTACATTGTTTACTCTTGTAGGTGTTTTTATTTGAGTTTTTATTTCGTTAAAATCCACTTTAATATCGCCCTTTAGGTTTGGCTTAAGCCCATCATAAACATATGTTCGAGCAAAATTGTATTGCTCTTTGTAAACAAAAGATTGAGTATTTATTGTAATTGGCATTAAAAAACCTCCAAAACAAAAAGTGATTTTTATTTTGTATTATACTTATGCTTAAAACATAAGTTTTATTTATTAAATATACCAAAAGTAAAGCAAAAAACGGTTAATGCAGTTTGCATTAACCGTTTTT
This Clostridium sp. 'deep sea' DNA region includes the following protein-coding sequences:
- the aroF gene encoding 3-deoxy-7-phosphoheptulonate synthase, yielding MVVVMNVDAKDIDMQEVSKKLSKASLPFHTTKSGNRMLFTIAAEPQIINSLCLETCKGVAQVVDAWTPLSLVGKTINKKRTIVNVNGVRIGAGNLTIMAGPCAVENSDQILNTAYKVKQAGAHILRGGAFKPRTSPYSFQGLGEDGLRLLRRAKEKTGLPIVTEVVAINHIDLVCEYADMLQIGSRNMHNYALLQAVGEQTDIPILLKRGMSSTIDEWLSAAEYIVSRGNNNVVLCERGIRTFSKSTRNTLDLSAVPIVKARTHLPIIVDPSHATGHWRLVEPMALAAIAAGADGIMVEVHPKPEMALSDGDQSLTLDNFESLVKKAEYLHNAYSRIM
- a CDS encoding 4Fe-4S binding protein, yielding MIQVSWDYSKCVACGKCLKACFQYNSNVLCHFNTKLNNLNELYEWVCEMQGKQYNCDMPCKQICLNNAIL
- a CDS encoding amidohydrolase, translated to MKYAITGGKVYTVTNGVIENGTVLVENGKIVAVGSNIEVPSDAKVIDATNKWVTPGLIDAHSHIGLWGEPNVPMVMDFNEITNPITAEVRGMDSINPQDPAIKLVREHGVTSVYTGPGSANIIGGTGVAIKLRGTTVEEMIYPGTEGMKMALGENPKRCYGTNKKSPMTRMGNAAVLRKALVKAQNYLNKIEQAKKDGKPAPDRDLQLEMIGKVLSGEYRARIHAHRADDIITAIRVSEEFGLKYSIEHCTEGYRITDVLADKNVTAIVGPLLMGPSKQELWDVRMTTPAVLVEAGVNVCLNADVAGGTRWLPVHVGLAMRAGLTEEDAFKSVTINPAEFLGINDKVGSLEEGKDADIVVWDGHPFCNFTAVEVTMIDGNIIYQK
- a CDS encoding phosphoenolpyruvate carboxykinase (ATP), with product MINTSVRNADSAGKFNRTPIPSRRLYVNPSRETLRDWAKSDEQLTRHNSPVYVTQIRSRSAKNTYIVSDKTTTGVFQQAWTKQDSLKLINQVHTYLAKRDVIQIDRVLGNSDRKMTMRMYITKKYARIAMMLVNMYYPPTPNQEKLQDSEIDLITVFAPELNTQNRQIFADVDSKITYITGTDYFGEAKKSFLRQAMFCAKEWGGLGLHAGSKVLKVKNDQGEIEQHGFIMFGLSGTGKTTLTLSDHGLTGEEESIIRQDDVILMMPNGYCYGTEAGFFIKTDGLDENQKILFEAAKSPDASFENIVVNEETGEVDFDDDSLTSNGRGVLMRKDIPGIKDKIDIEKANKIIFITRRNDVMPALAKLNAEQAAAFFMLGESVETGAGDPTKRGQSKRCVGTNPFIVGLESDEGNRVLEILRNNPDIECYLLNTGRVGTSYIYGTEGKKINVAVSTGLMKEIACGTIKWEKDPYWGYEVAVSAKNVDLAGYNPKKYFTDEQYHILNDRLMQERCAWLRQFPGLKSEILHAVCSM
- a CDS encoding small, acid-soluble spore protein, alpha/beta type codes for the protein MENNKFNVVKRDLLKYEIAAELGLLDKLVRHGWGGLSAQETGKIGGILARRLSDGCSISLENKLLEKQQTLEE
- a CDS encoding DUF401 family protein, translating into MTQIIGILLAFSLIIILVNKKVSLGYALIVGSIIVGIFSGLGFLGISKTFFSAIIDPVTIRLVVVLALIGVLGSTMQKLNVLNRLVSSLNKLLKSPKLTISVIPSIMGTLLVTGGAVMAAPLVDEIGEDLNLSKSKKAAINLIFRHGWYFIYPLMPTFILMAETASINKFDIIKLQWPLTLAMIVSGYLLWIHPAKIKDNIKDKLTKEKASKADIRQLIISSSPLWVSLSLALILEQVNFVTLGLSAGAAKLLTQMAFPIALCLGILIALVIGDKTEKSITQTILKGISPSIILSGIGIMIFKAMVGKLTVLNDLVIHFLDTGIPLFVIFITLPWLTGFLSASATSAIGITLPLLLPALALSPNPIPLVMLMYCSAFIGYLISPLHLCQVLTLEYFKVKISELYKEYIIVIPLTFVVSLVVYFLVR